One genomic segment of Cystobacter ferrugineus includes these proteins:
- a CDS encoding sterol desaturase family protein gives MEYVGGLFSVLTDPELLASLAILAIIFTPLQYFFPLVRKPMRLRLSSAVDFGFLCLLILIGPFTSAVRGFVVLTVLSGLIHGWEPSQMQVGHGFIAALPMWLRLLLLPFIHDFLAYWVHRFQHTRYFWPFHAVHHSSEDVNWMSLFRFHPVDNFFMHICRGGGLLIMGFPFTDIALYEGTFFFLIGAFAHANLDVPLLNRAPFKYMLIGPLLHHWHHTADESAAGKNMALAFPFWDRLFGTFMLPEQPPSTYGLSEPMGSSLPRLVFQPFVLFFKSLYQTFRPRSSSSRSAPL, from the coding sequence ATGGAATACGTGGGGGGTCTCTTCAGCGTGCTGACTGATCCGGAGTTGCTTGCGTCGCTGGCGATTCTGGCGATCATTTTCACGCCCTTGCAGTACTTCTTTCCTCTGGTCCGCAAGCCCATGCGGCTGCGCCTCTCCAGCGCGGTTGATTTTGGCTTCCTCTGCTTGCTGATCCTGATTGGACCGTTCACCAGCGCGGTTCGTGGCTTCGTGGTGCTCACGGTCCTCTCCGGGTTGATCCATGGTTGGGAACCGAGCCAGATGCAGGTGGGGCACGGTTTCATCGCGGCCCTGCCCATGTGGCTCAGGCTCCTCCTGCTTCCATTCATTCACGACTTCCTGGCCTACTGGGTGCATCGCTTCCAGCACACCCGATACTTCTGGCCATTCCATGCGGTGCATCACAGCTCGGAAGACGTGAACTGGATGTCGCTCTTCCGCTTCCATCCGGTCGACAACTTCTTCATGCACATCTGCCGGGGCGGCGGGCTGCTGATCATGGGCTTCCCGTTCACCGATATCGCCCTCTACGAGGGCACGTTCTTCTTCCTGATCGGCGCGTTCGCACACGCGAACCTCGACGTCCCCTTGCTCAACCGCGCTCCGTTCAAATACATGCTCATCGGCCCCCTGCTGCACCACTGGCATCACACCGCCGATGAGTCGGCCGCGGGGAAGAACATGGCGCTGGCCTTTCCGTTCTGGGACCGCCTCTTCGGCACGTTCATGCTGCCGGAGCAGCCGCCCTCCACCTATGGGCTCTCGGAGCCGATGGGCAGCTCCCTGCCACGTCTCGTCTTCCAGCCGTTCGTGCTCTTCTTCAAGAGCCTGTACCAGACGTTCCGCCCGCGCTCGTCGTCAAGCCGCAGCGCACCACTCTAG
- a CDS encoding radical SAM protein, producing METTQNLLGTRYRKMPSSVTTWWNLPPNPNLTYEEVLRSLTEAPVFPDSTLQLYIHVPYCALTCRFCCFSGANHNKLRTIDRFSRLVVEQLKEMVNATKMRGRHVRSVYVGGGSPDHLGKEIGYILGEVRKLPGVDDRTEVTVEANYSTVSDEFLDELIRHNVTKFSCGVQSLDPKVREYMRLPRNLSKLWDIFNRLHGRIPLIDGDLLNGLPGQDRRICLSDLTQMMEHPAINCVSSYLYIPTGAPGVVAACATGELPPTPTQEEIALTRLLVFSQFQRRGWVRQGIETYMNPDRVAPELMERCPGNEGIGSRRYEDFLLAAGPMATSYVPGGRLENTNNLELWFSEMEKGRHPFFLPKSTPGHQKDMTLWAFPLDKTGLPKKQYERICEPGVCSEHQLRTFHEFVDEGLIVERPNGDGYELSILGQVFKGSMVADMKNPASRATLDAQIAEGFELAKAIAAGLLKDGNAVNDRQAADKALRTVQS from the coding sequence ATGGAAACCACACAGAACCTTCTTGGAACGCGCTACCGCAAGATGCCCTCCAGTGTCACCACCTGGTGGAACCTTCCTCCGAACCCCAACCTCACCTATGAGGAAGTTCTGCGCAGCTTGACGGAGGCGCCGGTATTTCCGGACTCCACGCTGCAGTTGTACATCCACGTTCCCTACTGCGCGCTCACCTGTCGCTTCTGTTGTTTCTCCGGAGCCAACCACAACAAGCTGCGGACCATCGACCGCTTCTCCCGCCTGGTCGTCGAGCAGCTCAAGGAAATGGTGAACGCGACGAAGATGCGCGGGCGCCACGTGCGCAGCGTCTACGTCGGCGGTGGCAGCCCCGACCACCTCGGCAAGGAGATTGGCTACATCCTCGGCGAGGTCCGCAAGCTGCCCGGTGTGGATGACCGCACCGAGGTCACCGTCGAGGCCAACTACTCCACCGTGTCGGACGAGTTCCTCGATGAGCTCATCCGCCACAACGTCACCAAGTTCAGCTGCGGGGTGCAGTCGCTGGATCCGAAGGTCCGCGAGTACATGCGCCTGCCGCGGAACCTGAGCAAGCTGTGGGACATCTTCAACCGCCTGCACGGCCGGATCCCGCTCATCGACGGCGACCTGCTCAATGGCCTTCCCGGTCAGGACCGGCGCATCTGCCTGAGTGACCTGACGCAGATGATGGAGCACCCCGCCATCAACTGCGTGAGCTCGTACCTGTACATTCCCACGGGTGCTCCGGGTGTCGTCGCGGCGTGCGCGACCGGTGAACTGCCCCCCACGCCCACCCAGGAGGAGATTGCTCTCACGCGCTTGCTCGTCTTCTCGCAGTTTCAGCGTCGCGGCTGGGTTCGCCAGGGCATCGAGACCTACATGAATCCCGATCGGGTCGCTCCCGAGCTCATGGAGCGCTGCCCTGGCAACGAGGGCATCGGTTCGAGGCGTTACGAGGACTTCCTGCTCGCCGCGGGCCCCATGGCCACGAGCTACGTCCCCGGCGGCCGGTTGGAGAACACGAACAACCTCGAACTGTGGTTCTCGGAGATGGAGAAGGGACGCCACCCGTTCTTCCTGCCCAAGTCCACGCCCGGACACCAGAAGGACATGACCCTGTGGGCCTTCCCGCTCGACAAGACGGGCCTGCCCAAGAAGCAGTACGAGCGTATCTGCGAGCCGGGCGTGTGCAGCGAGCATCAGCTCCGGACCTTCCATGAGTTCGTCGACGAGGGGCTGATCGTCGAGCGGCCCAACGGGGACGGCTATGAGCTGTCGATCCTTGGGCAGGTCTTCAAGGGCTCGATGGTCGCGGACATGAAGAACCCGGCTTCGCGTGCGACCCTGGACGCGCAGATCGCCGAGGGCTTCGAACTGGCCAAGGCCATTGCCGCGGGCCTGCTCAAGGATGGCAATGCCGTGAACGACCGGCAGGCCGCCGACAAGGCGCTGCGGACGGTCCAGTCGTAG
- a CDS encoding ATP-grasp domain-containing protein: MATIGLWMYRNDGGDEIVAALSAALVKRGHTVIENCDLPRCIVMNGQVINPDGVNLSELDLLYHMNVDEQTEHQMEMLGAVERSGVTLVNSFQACMKARDKFVTNQLLRQAGLSVPPSALVPSNVLSPVRKLFDQWGKLLVKSRFGHGGKAIALFDNYDQFVDFSQFTASSTPNYYLEKFIHFGEHDYRVELLDGAVIGGYARSRTHPFKTNVSAGGKMTPMPPSREHQELARSAAAVLGITTTIVDIIRCADTGQDYITEVNHIMGIFVEAGMRRSPKTVVKTVDPSFAYDEKKLKMLTDYLVSAAERASRARARS, encoded by the coding sequence ATGGCGACCATTGGCTTGTGGATGTACCGAAACGATGGCGGTGACGAGATCGTCGCCGCCTTGAGTGCCGCGCTCGTGAAGCGCGGCCACACCGTCATTGAAAACTGTGACCTGCCCCGCTGCATCGTCATGAACGGGCAGGTCATCAACCCTGACGGCGTGAACCTGTCCGAGCTCGACCTCCTCTACCACATGAACGTCGACGAGCAGACCGAGCACCAGATGGAGATGCTCGGGGCGGTGGAGAGGTCGGGCGTGACGCTCGTCAACTCCTTCCAGGCCTGCATGAAGGCTCGAGACAAGTTCGTCACCAATCAACTGCTACGGCAGGCGGGGCTGTCCGTGCCCCCGTCGGCGCTCGTGCCCTCGAACGTGCTGAGCCCGGTCCGAAAGCTTTTCGACCAGTGGGGCAAGCTGCTCGTCAAGTCGCGCTTCGGCCACGGCGGCAAGGCCATTGCGCTCTTCGACAACTACGACCAGTTCGTCGATTTCAGCCAGTTCACGGCCTCGAGCACCCCCAACTATTACCTCGAGAAGTTCATCCATTTCGGCGAGCACGACTACCGGGTTGAACTGCTCGATGGCGCGGTGATTGGCGGCTACGCCCGCAGCCGGACCCACCCCTTCAAGACGAACGTGAGCGCTGGCGGGAAGATGACCCCGATGCCACCGTCGCGCGAGCACCAGGAGTTGGCCCGCTCGGCCGCGGCGGTCCTCGGCATCACGACCACCATCGTGGACATCATCCGCTGTGCCGACACGGGCCAGGACTACATCACCGAGGTGAACCATATCATGGGCATCTTCGTGGAAGCGGGGATGCGCCGCAGCCCGAAGACCGTGGTGAAGACGGTCGATCCGTCGTTCGCCTACGACGAGAAGAAGCTCAAGATGCTCACTGACTACCTCGTGTCGGCCGCGGAACGTGCGAGCCGGGCCAGAGCACGCTCCTAG
- a CDS encoding ATP-grasp domain-containing protein has protein sequence MDTSPSCAIVDGYGPANHLLPMLQARGIPVVHVQSSDTRLRLFAGSLMRDRYVSDIVFRGDVEEVANRLRSLRVAAVFAGFETGVELADALSTALKSDSNGVALSRARRDKAAMADALRAAGLRAPRGAVFTEIDAACGWVHQELAYPVVVKPLASGGTDAVRVCGSDEELRAAAQRVLSSSTIFDTPNEAFLVQEFLRGREYVVNTVSCDGFHFVSDMWAYDKRLTPEGHIVYDRDVLLPFSGEEQEQLRTYALKVLDALGIRFGPAHAEIMLTERGPVLVEIGARLAGATNPQTDTVCLGHNQAELTLDAYLDKPRFFARTRQPYELRRRCIRVSVPSMQEGIITAIPLANTAKELPTFAWMRIKRAIGDRLPKTVDLQTEVALVDLIAETSDELERDYRRLLELARTGFVVE, from the coding sequence ATGGACACCTCTCCATCCTGTGCAATCGTCGATGGCTACGGACCCGCGAACCACCTGCTTCCCATGCTGCAAGCGCGCGGCATCCCGGTCGTACACGTTCAAAGTTCCGACACCCGGCTGCGTCTGTTCGCCGGCTCCTTGATGCGCGACCGCTACGTCAGCGACATCGTCTTCCGCGGGGACGTGGAAGAAGTCGCCAATCGCCTGCGCTCCCTCCGCGTGGCGGCGGTTTTCGCTGGCTTCGAGACAGGCGTCGAGCTGGCGGATGCCCTGTCGACCGCCCTGAAGAGTGACTCCAACGGAGTGGCACTGAGCCGGGCCCGGCGCGACAAGGCGGCCATGGCAGACGCGCTGCGCGCCGCCGGACTGCGGGCGCCCCGCGGTGCCGTCTTCACGGAGATCGACGCCGCCTGCGGATGGGTGCACCAGGAGCTCGCGTATCCGGTGGTCGTCAAGCCGCTCGCCAGCGGCGGCACCGATGCCGTGCGGGTCTGTGGAAGCGACGAGGAATTGCGCGCCGCGGCACAACGCGTCCTCTCGAGTTCGACGATCTTCGACACACCGAACGAGGCGTTCCTCGTGCAGGAATTCCTGCGCGGCCGGGAGTACGTGGTCAACACGGTCTCTTGTGACGGCTTCCACTTCGTGAGCGACATGTGGGCCTACGACAAGCGGCTCACCCCCGAGGGGCACATCGTGTACGACCGGGACGTGCTCCTGCCATTCTCGGGAGAGGAGCAGGAGCAGTTGCGCACCTATGCGCTGAAGGTCCTCGACGCGCTCGGCATCCGCTTCGGACCCGCGCACGCGGAGATCATGCTCACGGAGCGTGGCCCCGTGCTCGTCGAGATTGGTGCGCGCCTCGCGGGAGCGACCAATCCCCAGACCGATACGGTCTGTCTCGGTCATAACCAGGCCGAGCTCACGCTCGATGCCTACCTCGACAAGCCGCGCTTCTTCGCGCGCACGCGCCAGCCATACGAGTTGCGGCGGCGCTGCATCCGCGTCTCCGTCCCCAGCATGCAGGAGGGGATCATCACCGCGATCCCGCTCGCGAACACCGCGAAGGAACTGCCGACATTCGCCTGGATGCGCATCAAGCGAGCGATTGGTGATCGCCTGCCCAAGACGGTCGACCTGCAAACCGAGGTCGCCCTCGTGGATTTGATCGCGGAGACCTCCGACGAGCTCGAGCGGGACTACCGTCGGTTGCTCGAGCTCGCGCGTACGGGCTTCGTCGTGGAGTGA
- a CDS encoding aminotransferase class V-fold PLP-dependent enzyme, which yields MSRTSLAASLAAPVTSIGSAWAADFPALKAHGRGSYLDSAATALKPTVVTDAVVRFYREETAPVHRGSYRAAERVTETFEAARQTIAAFIGASTHEVAFFSSCTDAINQVAAGLELGKDDEVVLSVLEHNSNLAPWLERVRVRCVGVGADGRIDPAQLDAAIGPRTKLVTCTAVSNVTGNVQPIAEICAVARRRGVPTLIDAAQAVGHTVVDVRAIGCDFLAFSGHKVFGPSGVGVLYGREESFERLRPLRVGGGAITRIDGERIFYRAGHQRLESGTPNIEGVIGLSAAIEYLVNNDFPAMVRHQRELEAYAWQRLSSIDALHWPFPRAQERIPIFSFSSKRSNVDLSMIAALLADNYGIAVRIGQHCCHPLFAASDTYGAIRASFHIYNSAVDVDRLADALSELAMLF from the coding sequence ATGAGCAGGACTTCGCTCGCGGCGTCGCTGGCCGCCCCCGTCACATCCATTGGCAGTGCCTGGGCGGCCGATTTTCCCGCCCTCAAGGCGCATGGCCGAGGTTCCTATCTCGACAGCGCGGCCACGGCACTCAAGCCGACTGTCGTCACCGACGCCGTGGTCAGGTTCTACCGTGAGGAGACGGCGCCCGTACACCGAGGCAGCTATCGCGCCGCCGAGCGCGTCACGGAAACATTTGAAGCGGCGCGCCAGACCATTGCGGCTTTCATTGGTGCCTCGACGCATGAAGTCGCCTTCTTCTCGAGCTGCACGGACGCCATCAACCAGGTGGCGGCTGGCCTCGAGCTCGGGAAGGACGACGAGGTCGTCCTTTCGGTGCTCGAGCACAACTCGAACCTCGCGCCGTGGCTCGAGCGGGTACGTGTCCGTTGCGTCGGTGTAGGGGCCGACGGCCGTATCGATCCCGCGCAGCTCGATGCGGCGATCGGGCCCCGCACGAAGCTGGTCACCTGCACCGCCGTGTCGAACGTCACCGGCAACGTGCAGCCCATCGCGGAAATCTGTGCCGTTGCGCGTCGGCGGGGTGTTCCCACGTTGATCGACGCGGCCCAGGCCGTCGGTCACACCGTGGTCGACGTCCGTGCCATCGGCTGCGACTTCCTCGCCTTCTCGGGCCACAAGGTGTTCGGCCCGTCTGGAGTTGGAGTCCTCTATGGCCGGGAGGAGAGCTTCGAGCGGTTGCGGCCGCTGCGCGTCGGTGGAGGAGCGATCACCCGCATCGATGGAGAGCGCATCTTCTATCGTGCCGGTCACCAGCGGCTCGAGTCTGGCACCCCCAACATCGAAGGGGTGATTGGCCTGAGCGCGGCGATCGAGTACCTGGTGAACAATGACTTTCCCGCGATGGTGCGCCACCAGCGTGAACTCGAGGCGTACGCCTGGCAACGCCTTTCGAGCATCGACGCGCTGCACTGGCCGTTCCCTCGCGCCCAGGAACGGATCCCGATCTTCAGCTTCTCTTCCAAGCGCTCGAACGTGGACCTTTCGATGATCGCGGCGCTGCTGGCCGACAACTATGGTATTGCCGTACGTATCGGACAGCACTGTTGCCATCCCTTGTTCGCGGCCAGCGACACATACGGCGCCATCCGCGCCTCGTTCCACATCTACAACAGCGCGGTTGATGTTGACCGCCTGGCGGATGCGCTCTCCGAACTGGCCATGCTGTTCTGA
- a CDS encoding radical SAM protein produces MGFRKVLVNLEATPSCPAACAMCPRDLISDQGYMSIETMEKVISQVDTSMSWEIDLAGRGEPTLHPQLLELAKIMARPGVLTGIVTTGVAMTPPNVEALEKHFGVIRLSVSSYVRSIFEKVHIGLNFEKIWRNVETLARVGAHKTVIHLTGGPVIYDGLPETVAHLRKLGFQRFKLLTLWNRGGHFQSNEDRDRRKALISELGLETGEDEVWASEGRMRFVSDIAFNKLRNPKYCPIGASSVSISYKGDILGCFQDFGHISVVGNVHQMDIRTHLERRYSELGNMKICQGCDAHKVSLFQVAQTKKREAPLPAISSS; encoded by the coding sequence ATGGGGTTCCGAAAAGTCCTGGTCAACCTCGAAGCAACACCGTCGTGTCCCGCCGCCTGTGCGATGTGTCCACGGGATCTCATCAGTGACCAAGGGTACATGTCGATCGAGACGATGGAGAAGGTCATCTCCCAGGTCGACACGTCCATGTCCTGGGAGATTGATCTCGCCGGACGCGGTGAGCCCACCCTCCATCCGCAGTTGCTCGAGCTTGCCAAGATCATGGCCAGGCCTGGGGTGCTGACTGGGATCGTCACGACGGGAGTCGCCATGACGCCGCCCAACGTGGAGGCCCTGGAGAAGCATTTCGGCGTCATTCGCCTCTCCGTCAGCTCCTATGTTCGCTCCATCTTCGAGAAGGTCCACATCGGCCTCAACTTCGAGAAGATCTGGCGGAACGTCGAAACGCTGGCCCGGGTGGGTGCCCACAAGACGGTGATCCATCTGACGGGTGGACCGGTCATCTATGATGGCCTGCCGGAGACGGTCGCGCATCTGCGGAAGCTTGGTTTCCAGCGCTTCAAGTTGCTCACGCTCTGGAACCGCGGCGGGCATTTCCAGTCGAACGAGGACCGCGACCGGCGCAAGGCGCTCATCAGCGAGCTGGGCCTCGAGACAGGGGAAGACGAGGTGTGGGCGAGCGAGGGCCGTATGCGCTTCGTCAGCGACATCGCGTTCAACAAGCTGCGCAACCCGAAGTACTGCCCCATTGGCGCGAGCAGCGTCTCCATCTCCTACAAGGGAGACATCCTCGGCTGCTTCCAGGACTTCGGGCACATATCGGTTGTCGGCAACGTCCACCAGATGGACATCCGTACACACCTCGAGCGGCGTTACTCCGAGCTCGGCAACATGAAGATCTGCCAGGGATGTGACGCGCACAAGGTGTCGCTCTTCCAGGTGGCGCAGACGAAGAAGCGCGAGGCCCCCCTGCCAGCGATTTCTTCTTCCTAG
- a CDS encoding glutamine amidotransferase-related protein, producing the protein MRPLKICVLDMNAGHRNNSIRTLTRLLVRFLEQLRAAHPGLSCTYELVSLREGASIPRDASFYVSSGGPGSPLEVDTAPWGRQFRDLLETLCMSPDDGPRLFGICYSFECIVHSLGLGRVQRTTRSERGVHLMNLTAQSRHPLVTPLSPRFPVFEIRDWAIDGDLRSSYGSLPVATLARHAETGVVEALAIGTVIEAVQFHPEADPGEIRTWLRESEQEQWLTRQYGAHGYGRMIDVAANDDLERTFRMVPDWLRRAYDSWVWRQGQSPRV; encoded by the coding sequence GTGCGGCCACTCAAGATCTGCGTTCTCGACATGAACGCGGGACATCGCAACAACTCGATTCGAACGCTCACGCGTCTGCTCGTGCGGTTCCTGGAGCAGCTCCGGGCAGCCCATCCAGGGCTGTCCTGCACGTACGAGCTCGTGAGCTTGAGAGAGGGGGCGTCCATCCCGCGGGACGCTTCCTTCTACGTGTCGTCGGGTGGCCCAGGGTCACCCCTCGAGGTCGACACGGCTCCCTGGGGCCGGCAGTTTCGCGACCTGCTCGAGACGCTCTGCATGTCGCCGGACGACGGACCACGCCTCTTTGGAATCTGCTACTCGTTCGAGTGCATCGTGCACAGCCTGGGCCTGGGCCGTGTCCAGCGAACCACGCGTTCGGAGCGAGGCGTGCACCTGATGAACCTGACGGCTCAATCGCGCCACCCGCTGGTGACGCCCCTGTCGCCGCGGTTTCCAGTGTTCGAGATCCGCGACTGGGCAATCGATGGGGACTTGCGTTCGTCCTATGGCTCGCTCCCCGTCGCAACGCTGGCACGTCACGCCGAGACGGGCGTCGTGGAGGCGTTGGCGATTGGCACGGTGATCGAAGCCGTGCAATTTCATCCGGAGGCGGATCCGGGTGAGATCCGGACATGGTTGCGCGAGTCGGAGCAGGAGCAATGGCTCACGCGGCAGTACGGTGCTCATGGGTATGGCAGGATGATCGACGTCGCCGCGAACGACGATCTCGAGCGCACTTTTCGCATGGTCCCGGATTGGCTGCGGCGTGCCTACGATTCCTGGGTCTGGCGTCAAGGTCAGTCACCCCGTGTCTGA
- a CDS encoding MATE family efflux transporter has translation MTSASLPSRREEFQQLWKLALPIAIAQAGQNLMSFVDTAVVSRAGTQALAAVGLSTAIFFALSSFAMGLMMGLDPLVSQAIGARNITRARVLFWQGSYLALIVGTLLAVPLVVGPRLLPLVGVNFAELPEVQDYLTWRAFSLPLVLLFITARAYLQGMARPQILVVSTVVGNLFNLAANVLFVFGGEGLPAFLGPLRAMPALGVKGSALATLLATLVQWAIVARAVRMTPGAEGLGWVRPVRADILRALRVGMPIGLHVAAEVGVFSLAGVLARWVSPESMSAHQIAISYGSLSFSMALGIGNAGSVRVGWAVGARDTPRARRSGMMAFASGAAFMALCGLGYALFAPQLADLMGTPPEVRPLVVPLLMVCAVFQLSDGVQGVGAGVLRGAGETRFTFLANMVGHYAVGLPVALGLGFGLKLGVVGIWWGLCAGLTFVGLALLWRFERQSAGMLRPMEG, from the coding sequence ATGACGTCCGCTTCCCTTCCCAGCCGCCGTGAGGAGTTCCAGCAACTCTGGAAGCTCGCCCTGCCCATCGCCATCGCCCAGGCGGGCCAGAACCTCATGAGCTTCGTGGACACGGCGGTGGTGAGCCGCGCGGGCACCCAGGCGCTGGCGGCGGTGGGGCTCTCCACCGCCATCTTCTTCGCCCTGAGCAGCTTCGCCATGGGGCTGATGATGGGGTTGGATCCGCTGGTGTCCCAGGCCATCGGCGCGCGCAACATCACCCGCGCGCGGGTGCTCTTCTGGCAGGGCAGCTACCTGGCGCTGATCGTCGGAACGCTGCTGGCGGTGCCGCTGGTGGTGGGGCCCCGGCTGCTGCCGCTCGTGGGGGTGAACTTCGCGGAACTACCCGAGGTCCAGGACTACCTCACCTGGCGCGCGTTCAGCCTGCCGCTGGTGCTGCTCTTCATCACCGCGCGGGCCTACCTCCAGGGAATGGCGCGACCGCAGATCCTGGTGGTGTCCACCGTGGTGGGCAACCTGTTCAACCTCGCGGCCAACGTCCTGTTTGTCTTTGGCGGCGAGGGGCTGCCCGCCTTCCTCGGACCCCTGCGCGCGATGCCCGCCCTGGGCGTGAAGGGCTCGGCGCTCGCCACCCTGCTGGCGACGCTCGTCCAGTGGGCCATCGTCGCGAGGGCGGTGCGGATGACGCCAGGCGCGGAAGGGTTGGGCTGGGTGCGTCCGGTGCGAGCGGACATCCTGCGGGCGCTGCGCGTGGGCATGCCCATCGGGCTGCACGTCGCGGCGGAAGTGGGTGTCTTCTCCCTGGCCGGAGTGCTCGCGCGCTGGGTGAGCCCGGAGAGCATGAGCGCGCACCAGATCGCCATCTCCTACGGCAGTCTCTCCTTCTCCATGGCGCTGGGCATCGGCAACGCGGGCAGCGTGCGGGTGGGCTGGGCGGTGGGCGCGCGGGATACGCCGCGTGCCCGGCGCAGCGGGATGATGGCGTTCGCCTCGGGCGCGGCCTTCATGGCCCTATGTGGACTGGGCTACGCCCTCTTCGCTCCGCAACTGGCGGACCTCATGGGCACGCCCCCCGAGGTGCGGCCCCTGGTGGTGCCCTTGCTGATGGTGTGCGCCGTCTTCCAGTTGTCCGACGGCGTGCAGGGCGTGGGGGCGGGCGTGCTGCGCGGTGCGGGCGAGACGCGCTTCACCTTCCTGGCCAACATGGTGGGGCACTACGCGGTGGGCCTGCCCGTGGCGCTGGGGCTCGGCTTCGGACTGAAGCTGGGCGTGGTGGGTATCTGGTGGGGCCTGTGCGCGGGTCTCACCTTCGTGGGGCTCGCGCTCCTGTGGCGCTTCGAGCGTCAGAGCGCGGGGATGCTCCGGCCCATGGAGGGGTGA
- a CDS encoding SDR family NAD(P)-dependent oxidoreductase yields MKRLENKVAVITGGGGGIGAATAKLFLQEGARVLIVGRTEEKLRKTLQELNHENLGYAVADVSKVEDTQRYIQQAAERFGGVDVLVGNAGAEGPYKPLDEHSVEDFDEVMAVNVRGCWLAVKYAFPEMRKRGGGSIVLTSSVMGMVAFPSNSAYTAAKHAVVGLARSLAHDGAPFNIRVNAVCPGVIDNDMTAGIHTRLAPGNEDVVKSRMAQRIPMQRYGTNEEIARLNLFLASDDSSYSTGGVFVSDGGMTAGIRGR; encoded by the coding sequence ATGAAGAGGTTGGAGAACAAGGTCGCCGTCATTACCGGCGGTGGCGGCGGCATTGGCGCGGCGACGGCGAAGCTCTTCCTGCAGGAGGGAGCCCGGGTGCTGATCGTGGGTCGCACCGAGGAGAAGCTCCGCAAGACGCTCCAGGAGCTCAACCACGAGAACCTCGGCTACGCGGTCGCGGACGTGTCGAAAGTCGAGGACACGCAGCGCTATATCCAGCAGGCGGCGGAGCGCTTCGGCGGCGTCGACGTGCTGGTGGGCAACGCGGGCGCCGAGGGTCCCTACAAGCCCCTGGACGAGCATTCCGTGGAGGACTTCGACGAGGTGATGGCCGTCAACGTGCGCGGCTGCTGGTTGGCCGTCAAATACGCGTTCCCCGAGATGCGCAAGCGCGGGGGCGGGAGCATCGTCCTCACCTCCTCGGTCATGGGGATGGTCGCGTTTCCGTCCAACTCGGCGTACACCGCCGCCAAACACGCGGTGGTGGGCCTGGCGCGCTCGCTGGCGCACGACGGCGCGCCGTTCAACATCCGGGTGAACGCGGTGTGCCCGGGCGTCATCGACAACGACATGACGGCGGGCATCCACACGCGGCTCGCGCCCGGCAACGAGGACGTGGTGAAGAGCCGGATGGCCCAGCGAATCCCGATGCAGCGCTACGGGACGAACGAGGAGATCGCCCGCCTGAACCTCTTCCTCGCCAGTGACGACAGCAGCTACAGCACGGGCGGGGTGTTCGTGTCGGACGGCGGCATGACGGCTGGCATCCGAGGCCGGTGA
- a CDS encoding type IV pilin protein yields MHRPNIRKHRGFTIIEFMIVVAMLSLLAVIAIPNFLKRQTLSKQAEAKANLKTWFSAQRAYHEEYGRYSESVHEVGFLPERGNRYAYYFANAITCITRQASGVIDPPNANCITVDVAEFPGALRPDPVEPTGITYAGEGANPGMPGLNGCTGSGCNISGLATGNIDNESMSNDTWWISTKDATTIHAYCGNSETQSVAGEPYLSYDDEICDF; encoded by the coding sequence ATGCACCGTCCCAACATTCGCAAGCACCGAGGCTTCACGATCATCGAGTTCATGATCGTGGTGGCCATGCTCAGCCTCCTCGCCGTCATCGCCATCCCGAACTTCCTCAAGCGCCAGACCCTCTCCAAGCAGGCCGAGGCCAAGGCCAACCTGAAGACCTGGTTCTCCGCACAGCGCGCCTACCACGAGGAGTACGGCAGGTACTCGGAGAGCGTGCATGAGGTGGGCTTCCTGCCCGAGCGGGGCAACCGCTACGCCTACTACTTCGCGAACGCCATCACCTGCATCACCCGCCAGGCGTCGGGCGTCATCGATCCCCCGAACGCCAACTGCATCACCGTCGACGTGGCGGAGTTCCCGGGCGCCCTGAGGCCCGATCCCGTCGAGCCGACCGGGATCACGTACGCGGGCGAGGGCGCGAACCCGGGCATGCCCGGCCTCAACGGCTGCACGGGGAGCGGCTGCAACATCTCCGGCCTGGCCACTGGCAACATCGACAACGAGTCCATGAGCAACGACACCTGGTGGATCTCGACCAAGGACGCCACCACGATCCACGCCTACTGCGGCAACAGTGAGACCCAGAGCGTCGCCGGCGAGCCGTACCTCTCCTACGACGACGAAATCTGCGACTTCTGA